The Oncorhynchus gorbuscha isolate QuinsamMale2020 ecotype Even-year unplaced genomic scaffold, OgorEven_v1.0 Un_scaffold_437, whole genome shotgun sequence genome includes a window with the following:
- the LOC124018228 gene encoding pulmonary surfactant-associated protein D-like yields MALSGPLTLGLCVFSLLVLPGQMEKCECQGPRGMPGFPGSPGPRGPAGLSGGMPGLPGPPGERGPPGPPELSGVPCLVGEDERVPGPPGPPGPPGPAGATDLDLEPLQESLVKLELAINYDFTRRVDKKYFVSHKRPGSFADAVRFCTKRGLVLALPKNREENTALTQVFEGALKNAWLNVDNRKEGKFQVDLQGHPLTFSKWADGEPKVPDGDRGCTMLTESGAWQVTYDCSFNAYIVCEI; encoded by the exons ATGGCTCTGAGCGGACCTCTGACTTTGGGGCTCTGTGTCTTCTCCCTGCTGGTTCTGCCAGGCCAGATGGAGAAGTGTGAATGCCAGGGTCCTAGAGGAATGCCTGGGTTTCCTGGTTCTCCTGGCCCTCGTGGGCCTGCTGGGCTTTCTGGAG GCATGCCTGGACTTCCTGgtccacctggagagagag GGCCACCTGGACCTCCTGAACTCTCTGGAGTTCCTTGTTTAGTTGGTGAAGATGAACGAGTCCCAGGTCCACCTGGTCCACCTGGACCCCCGGGCCCTGCAGGAGCTACTG ACTTAGACCTGGAACCCCTACAAGAAAGCTTGGTCAAACTGGAGCTGG CCATAAACTATGACTTCACCAGAAGAGTTGACAAGAAGTACTTTGTGTCACACAAGAGACCGGGTTCCTTTGCCGATGCTGTTCGGTTCTGTACCAAGAGGGGCTTGGTGTTGGCTTTGCCCAAGAACCGGGAGGAAAACACTGCTCTCACTCAGGTCTTTGAAGGGGCTTTGAAGAATGCATGGCTCAATGTGGACAACAGGAAAGAGGGGAAGTTTCAGGTAGATCTGCAAGGCCATCCCCTcaccttttccaaatgggcagaTGGGGAACCAAAAGTGCCTGATGGGGATAGGGGCTGTACAATGTTGACAGAGTCAGGTGCATGGCAGGTGACATATGATTGCTCCTTCAATGCCTATATCGTGTGTGAGATATAG